The Actinomadura graeca nucleotide sequence CGCGGTGGGCCTGCCGGCCACCCGCGCGGACGCGCTGGCCCGGCTCGCGCCCGGCGGCACCGCCGTGGCGCTGGGCCTGGCCAGCGCCGACCCCGGCTTCGACGCAGCCGACCTCGTCCGGGCCGAGAAGCGGCTGCTCGGCTCGTTCGGCTACACCCCCGCCGAGTTCGCCACCGCCGTCGGGCTGGCCGCCGAATGGGACCTGAGCTGGGTGAACACCTTCCCCCTCACCGACGGCGCCCGGGTGTTCACCGACCTGATGAACGGCGGGACGGAGCCGGTCAAGGCCCTCCTCACCCCCTGACGCGGTGGAGGGATGGCCGGACGTCCCCGGGAAAGGAGGCATTCATGAACGTGAGCGCGGGCTTCCGCGAGCTCGACGTGCCCCCGGGCATGGTCGGCGTCTGCGCCCTCGGGCAGGCCGGGTTCCTGCTCAAGGGGTCGGGCGGGACGGTCGTGGCCGTCGACCCGTACCTGTCGGACCGGCTGGCCGCCGACTCGGAGTTCGGCCCGCCCGGGCGGTGGGCGCGCCGGTTCCCGCCGCCGTTCGAGCCCGGCGCCCTGGACGCCGACGTGGTCGTCGTCACCCACGAGCACGCCGACCACTTCGACCCGAGCACGCTCCGGCCGGCGCTGGAGCGCCACCCGTTCACGCTGGTGGCCCCGCCCGTCCTGCGGGAGGAGGTGAAGGCGCTCGGCGCGGCCTTCGAGCCGGCGTACGCGGGTGAACCCGTCGAGGTGGAGGGGGTCCGCGTCCATCCCGTCCCGGCCGCGCACTCCCCCGAGTACACCGGCCCCTCCTGCTACGACGTCATGGTGCAGGACGGCGCGCACCGGTTCCTCGGCTACGTCGTGGAGGTCGGGGAGGGCGTGACCGTCTACCACGCGGGCGACACCGTCCTGCACCCCGAGATCGACCGGGCCCTGGACGGGCTGCGGCCGAGGGTCGCGCTGCTGCCGGTGAACGGGCGCGACCGGATCCGCGAGGAGATGGGGATCGTCGGGAACCTGACGGTCCGGGAGGCCGCGCACCTGGCCGCCAAGGCGGACGCGCGCTGGCTGCTGCCGAGCCACCACGACCTGTTCGCCGTCAACGCCGAGTCCGTCACCACGTTCGTCGACACGCTCGACCGCCAGTTCCCCGACCAGGAGTACCTCGTGCCGAAGGTCGGGCGGCCGGTCGTGCTGGGAGTATGAGAGGGCTTGCACATGGGATCCGTGGAGACCGTGACCGCGGCGGGCGGGCCGCCGCACGCCGCCGGCGGAGGGGTGCGGTCATGCGCGGGCTGACCGGCAAGAACGTCCTGATCACGGGTGGCAGCAGCGGGATCGGCGAGGCCGCCGCGCGGCGGTTCCTGGAGGAGGGCGCGCGGGTCTTCGTCTGCGGCCTGGACGGGGTGGAGGAGACCGTCTCCGTCCTGGCGCCCCTCGGCGAGATCTCCGGGACGGTCTGCGACGTCAGCCGCGAGGACGACGTCATGCGGCTCGTGGCGGAGGCCGTGTCCGCGCTCGGCGGGATCGACGTGCTGATCAACAACGCCGGGACGTCCTGGCGGGAGCCGTTCCTGGAGATCACCCCCGAGCACTGGGACGCGATCATGGCGGTGAACCTGCGCGGGATGTTCCTGGTCGGGCAGGCGGTGGGCCGGCTGATGGTCGAGGGCGGCACCTCCGGCTCGATCGTCAACATGGGCTCGACGAACGGCCTCGGCGGCGAGGCGGACTACGCCCACTACAACGCCTCCAAGGGCGGGGTCCTGCTGCTGACCAAGACCATGGCGGTGGAGCTCGGACGGCACGGCGTCCGCGTGAACGCGGTCTGCCCCGGCTACATCCGCACCCCGCTCAACGCCGGGATCGAGGCGACCCTCGACCCCGGCTTCGTCGCCGCCTACCAGCGCGACCACATCCCCCTCGGACGGGCCGGGCAGGCGGCGGAGGTCGCCTCCGCGTACGCCTTCCTGGCCTCCGACGACGCCTCCTTCGTTCACGGAGCCGAGCTGGTCGTCGACGGCGGCCAGCTCGCGATCATGTAAGGACACCGCAGGGAACCATGGCACGCATCGTCTTCGTCGGCGCCGGGAGCGTCGAGTTCACCAAGAACGTCCTGTCCGACATCCTCACCCTCCCCGGGCTCGGCGCCTCCACCCTCGTCCTGCACGACATCGACGCCGGACGGCTCGCGACGGCCGAGGCCATGGCGCGCTGGATGGTGGAGCATCTGGCACTGCCCGCCAAGGTCGAGGCGCACACCGACCGGCGCGCCGCGGTCGACGGCGCCGACTACGTCATCAACGAGATCGCGGTCGGCGGGTTCGAGGCGACCCGCGTCGACTTCGAGGTGCCGGCCCGGCACGGGCTGCGCCAGACGATCGCCGACACGCTCGGGATCGGCGGGATCTTCCGCGCGCTGCGGACGATCCCGGTGATGGTCGCGCTCGGGAACGATCTCGCCGAGCTGGCGCCGGACGCGCTGCTGCTCAACTACACCAACCCGATGACGATGGTCCCGCGGGCGGTGTGGGAGGGCACGCCGTTCGGCAACGTGGTGGGCATCTGCCACTCCGTCCGCGACACGCAGGCGCGGCTCGCGGGCCTGGTCGGCGTGCCGGTGGAGGAGGTCGCCTTCGTCACCGCCGGGGTCAACCACCAGGCGTTCGTGCTGAGGTTCGAGCACGCGGGAGAGGACCTGTACCCGCGGCTGGCGGAGGTCATCGACGCCGACCCGGCGCTGCGCCGGACCGTCCGGGCCGAGGTGTTCGCGCGGTTCGGGCACTTCCCCACCGAGTCGTCCGTGCACGGCTCGGAGTACCTGCCCTGGTTCCTGCGCCACGACGACCAGGTGGAGCACTTCGGCATCCAGGTCGGCGCGTACCTGGAGTGGTCGCGGGAGAACCTCGGCACCTACGAGGAGACGCGGCGGCGGCTGGCCGCGGGCGGGGGCGTGGAGATCGAGCCGATGTCGGAGCTGGCGTCGGAGATCATCCATTCGATCGAGACGGGCGAGCGGCGGATGCTGCACGGCAACGTCCGCAACGACGGCCTCATCGCGAACCTGCCCGCGGACGCGTGCGTCGAAGTGCCGTGCGTTGTGGACCGGGCCGGTGTGCGGCCCACCCGCGTCGGCGCGATGCCGCCGCAGCTCGCCGCGCTCAACAGGACGTTCCTGAACGTGGGCGACCTGACCGTGCGGGCGGCGCTGGAGGGGCGCCGCGACCACGTCTACCACGCGGCGATGCTCGACCCGAACGCCGCCGCGACGCTCACCCTCCCCCAGATCCACGCCCTGGTCGACGACATGATCGACGCCCATGGCGACGCCCTCCCCGAGGGCGTCCGCCGCTGACCGGAACCACCCGCGGCGGGCCGCCGCCCGGGGCGGCCCTCGCGCGGCCCCCCGGAGCGGCCCGCCACATCCCCGACGGGAGCCAGACATGAAGCTGAGCGAGTACCGGCCCCGGCCGCGGTTGCGCGTGCCGGGGTCGCGCGTCGAACGGGCCGCGGTGCCGGCCATCGACGCGCACAACCACCTCGGACGATGGCTGACCTGCCACTGGGCCGTCCAGGACGTGGGCGCCCTGCTCGCGCTGATGGACGCCTGCAACGTCCGGGCGATCGTCAACCTCGACGGGCGCTGGGAGGAGGAGCTGGAGGACAACCTCGACCGCTACGACCGCAGCCACCCCGGCAGGTTCCTGACGTTCTGCCATGTCGACTGGAACCTCATCGGCCGCGACGGGGCACTGGCCGCCAGCCTGCGGCGGTCCGTGGAGGCGGGGGCGCGGGGCCTGAAGGTCTGGAAGGACCTCGGCCTGCACGTGCGGGACGACGCGGGACGGCTCGTCCTGCCCGACGACCCCCGGCTCGCGGAGCTGTGGGAGACCGCGGCGGAGCTCGCGGTCCCGGTGGCGATCCACACCGCCGACCCCATCGCGTTCTTCGACCCCATCGACGAGCGCAACGAGCGGTACGAGCAGCTCCTGGCCCACCCCGACTGGTCGTTCGCCGACCCCGACCGGTTCCCGCGCTTCGACCGGCTCATGGACGCGCTGGAGTCGCTCGTCGCGGCCCACCCGCGGACGACGTTCATCGCCGTCCACGCCGGCTGCCAGGCCGAGGACCTCGGCCGCGTCACCGCGATGCTCGCCACCTACCCGAACCTGCACATCGACATCGCCGCCCGGATCGCCGAGCTCGGCCGGCAGCCGCGCGCGACCCGCGACCTCGTGATGCGCTTCCCCGGGCGGGTGCTGTTCGGCACCGACGAGTTCCCGCCGTCCACGGAGACCTACGCGACCCACTTCCGGTTCCTGGAGACGCTGGACGAGCACTTCCCGCACTCCGCCGACGACCCGCCGCTGATGGGCCGGTGGCACATCAGCGGCCTGGGCCTCCCGGACTACGTCCTCGGGCAGGTCTACGCGTCCAACGCCGGGCGGCTCCTCGGCGTCTCCACCTGACCGCGCGCCGCCCGGCCCGCACGTCCGCCCTCCTCGCGGTCCCCCGTCATCCCCCGGCCGCTCACCCCTTGACGGCGCCCGCCAGCGCCTGCACGAACCGGCGCTGGCCCACGAGGAACACGATGAGGACCGGGACGGTCGTCAGCACCGTCCCGGCCATGATCTGCGGCCAGTCCGCGCGGTGCTGCCCCTGGAACGTGGTGAGCCCCGCCTGCACCGTGTAGTTCTCCGAGGAGGAGATCGCGACGAGCGGCCAGAACAGATCGTTCCAGGCGTAGATGAACGTGATGACGGCCAGCGCCACCAGCGCCGGGCGGGCGACCGGCAGGACGACCCGGAAGAACACCCCCCAGCGGGAGCAGCCGTCGATCCGCGCGGCCTCCTCCAGCTCGCGCGGGAAGTTCTGGAAGAACGAGGTCATCAGGTAGACGCCCAGCGCCGAGGCGAGCTGCGGCGCGATCAGCGCGCCCAGCGTGTTGATCAGATGCAGCCTGTGGAAGATCAGGAACGTCGGGATGACGGTGAGCTGGAAGGGGATCAGCGTCGTCGCGATGACCAGGACCAGCGCCGTCCGGCGCCCGGAGAACCGCAGCCGGGCGAACGCGTAGCCCGCCATGCTGCACAGCACGACCTGCGAGGTGACGATGGCGCCCGCGACGAGGACGCTGTTGAGGAACCAGCGCGGGAACTCCGAGTCCGACAGCAGCTCCCGGTAGCCGGTGAGGTCCATCCCCGGCGGCACGAGCGGCGGCGGGAACCGGTTGAGCTGCGCCCGCGTCATGACCGACGCGCCCAGCATGTACACGAACGGCACGACCATCAGCAGCGACAGCGGCAGCAGGACGAGATGTCGCGCGCTCGGCCGTCGGCGCCGCGCGGGGGCGGGCGGAGCGGATGCGGGCGGAGCGGGTGCGGTGGTCACAGCAGGAACCCCTTCCGGCGGCCGAAGACCAGGCCGATGACGATCGCGACCAGGCTCCCGGCGAACAGCGCGTAGGCGACCGCGGCGCCGTACCCGGCGGTGAAGTACTCGAAGGCCAGCTGCCAGACGTAGTAGACGATCGTGATCGTGGAGTTGACCGGGCCGCCCTTGGTCGAGGTCATCAGCAGGTCGAAGAACTGGAGGCAGTCGATCAGGCCCCACACGGCGAGGAACAGCGAGATCGGCCGGACGGACGGCACGACAATGTGCCGGAACGTCCGCCAGGGCCCGGCGCCGTCGATCGCCGCGGCCTCCAGGACCTCCGCCGGGATCTCCTGGAGCGCCGCCAGGTAGATCACGACATTGAAGCCGAACTGCGTCCAGATGAAGATCCCGGTGATGACGAACATCGCCTGCGACGGGTCGTCCAGGAACCCCTGCGCGGGCAGCCCCGCCCGGGTGATCAGCCCGTTCACGACGCCGAAGTCCTTGTCGAACACGAACGCCATGAGCAGCCCCTCGGCGGCGGCCGAGGCGACGAACGGCACGAGGAAGCACGCGCGGTAGAAGCCGATGCCCCGGATCGGCTTGTTCAGCAGCAGCGCGATCCCGAGCCCGAGCAGCAGCGAGATCGGGATGTAGAGGCCGGTCAGCTCCAGGGTGTTGCGGATCGACCGCCAGAACACCGGGTCGTCGGCCAGCGCCCGGTAGTTGTCGAGCCCGACGCCCTGCCCCTCCGTCACCAGGTCGGAGTCGGTGAGCGACAGCCGCAGCGCCCATCCCATCGGCAGCAGCGAGAACCCGAGGACCAGCAGGGTGGACGGCCCCGCGAACGACCACCCCGCGGCCTCGTCGGTGAGGCGCCTGCGCCTCCCGGGGCCGCCGCGCCGCCCCGGCCCCCGTCCTGAGCGGGCGGACGTCCCCCGGTCCGATCTCCCGGTGGAGAGCAGGGCGCTCACTGGCCGGGCACCGCGAGCAGCGCGTCGGACTTGCGCGCGGCGTCGTTCAGCGCGCTCTGCGGGTCGGACCTGCCGAGCAGCGCCGAGGCGATGGCGTCGGCGACGAACGCGGAGATCCGCGGGTACTTGGAGGTCGTCGGCCGGATCTTCTTGGCGTTGACGATGTTGTCGGCGACGACGCCGATGCCCGGGTACTTCTTCAGGTAGTCCTGGTAGCCGGGGAGCCTGGCGATCGACGCGCGGGTCGGCAGCGACCCGGTGTCCATCATCCACACCAGCTGCTGCTCCGGCTGCGTCAGCCAGGTGAGGAACTCCACCGACGCCTTGACGCGGCGGCCGCCGTGGTCGAAGACGGCCCAGTTGTCCATGCCGGACACCGTCTGGTGGTCGCCGTTCGTCCCCGGCAGCGGCGCGAACCCGTAGTCGATCTTCGCGGCCTTGACGTCGGGCAGCACCCACGGCCCGGCGAGGAACATGCCGAGGCGGCCGGACTCGAACAGCTTCTGCCCCTTCTCGGCGGGACTGGTGTCCAGGTAGACCGACTTGTCCTGGACGGCCATCTGCTGCACCAGCGACAGCGCCCGCGCCCCCTGCGGGGAGTTGAAGACGGCCTTCTTGCCGTCCGCCGACAGGATGTCCCCGCCGTTCTGCCAGACCAGCGGCCACAGCGTCCAGGTGGTCTCCTCACCGCCCGCGATCGCCCAGGTCGTCCCGTAGGTCTTCGTCTTGGCGTCGGTGAGCCTGCGCGCCATGTCCCGGAAGTCGTCCCACGTCCAGGTCGGGGCCGGCGGCTTCAGACCGGCGTCGGCGAGCATCTTCTTGTTGTAGAGGACGGTCAGGTTGTCCGAGACGGCCGGGAACCCGATCACCTTGCCGTTGACCGCCGCGGCCTCCCGCGTGTTCGCCCAGAAGTCGTTCCACCCCACCCCGGGCGCGCCGATGTACCTCTTCAGGTCGGGGACCTTCGGGCTGCGCGCCAGCGCCGCCGCCCACGAGCCGTACATGTAGGCGATGTCGGGATAGGTATCCGCGGCGAACGCGGCCGTGACCTTGGGCAGCATCGTGTCGGCGGTCGCGCCGCCCGAGTCGGTCTTGACCTTGATGTTCGGGTGCGACCTGTTGAACGAGGCGACCAGCTTCTCCATGGACCCGGCCGCCATGTCGTCCTGGCCGTGCCAGATCACGAGCTCGACGGGCCCGCCGGAGTCCCCGTCCCCGGACGACGAGCAGGCGGTGGCGGTGCCGAGGAGCACCGCGGCGAGGATCGGGATGAGCTTCTTCAACGGGGTTCCCTCCGTCGGCACTCCTGATTTCCGCTATACGGAAAGCCCTTCCAGGATGCGGCAAAGCTAGCAGCCCTCTCTCAAGCAGGTCAAGAAGCGAATTTATTCGCAAAGCGTTCATCCCAGTGCCCTCAGGTCACAAGGGTCACGCCTGGGTCAGAAAGCGGCGCTCGCTCGCCCGCCGGGAAGGGCCGGGACGCGACCGCACGCCACCGCGTACACGAAAATCGGATTCCGCAGGGCGGAGAACGGGTAGGGCGGCAAGACGACGGTGGTCCGGCGGCCGGTCCGATGCCGTGGAACGGCACAGGACGGCCGCCGCGCCGAAGTCCCCGCGGGCGCGCGGGGAGGCCCCGGGGTCCGCGGACCTGTGCCCCGGGCCGCGCGCCGCGGCAGCCGGGAGGGCGTCCGGCGCGAAGGACGCCCTCCCGGCACCCTCAGAGCTCGTGCCAGGCGATGTCCGGGCGCGCCTCGGAGACCACGGCCAGGGACTGGCCCCCGCGGACCGTCTCGTCCGGCCTCGACGCGAGGCGGAACCGGGCGTTGGGACGGTGGGACTCGCCCACGGCCAGAAGCGTGCTCCCCTGCCGCAGCAGGTGGATCGCCAGGTCGATGCGAGGCCACTCGCCCACGCCGTCGGGGATGTCCACGCGGAAGAGGGTGGAGTCCGCGTCGAGCGTGCTGGCGAGATTGTGATAGATCGACGCGACACCGGGGTTGCGGATGGCGACGGCGACGATCGCGGGATCGTCGATGTCGACGGGTTCGATGTCCGGCCCGACCAGGCCGAGGGCCTCGGTGATCTCCGCGCGGCGCCCGCCGTCGTGGACGCCCGCCAGCAGGTGGACGGGCGGCTCCCCGTGGCGGCGCAGGTAGGCGACCACGTGGAGCATCACCCGGACGGTCTCGTCGTCGTTGTGGCCGACGACCACCACCGTGCGCGCGTCCTCAACGCAGGCGCGCTGGAACGCGGTGTCGTCGAAGGCGACCACGTCGTACAGGTCGGGGTCGGGGTTCTCGCCGGTCAGCTCGTCCGGCCAGAAGATCGTGACGATCTTCGTCTTGGCGTACACGGGGTCGGGGCGCAGCTGCCCGATGACGGCCCGCAGCCCGTCGCGGTCGTAGCCGATCATCACGACGTGCCGCCGGTGGTGCAGCCGAGCCTGGCCGTTGGCCTTCATTGTCCTGCCCTTCGCCATCCACAGCGTCAGCTCGGCGAACAGCACGAGTCCCGCGGTGAGTCCCGCCATGATCACGATCGCCCCGCCGAGCCGGCCGCCGGACGAGGTGGGGAACAGGTCGCCGTACCCGGTCGTGGTGCCGCTGACGAAGAAGTACCAGAGGAACTCGTGCGGTTTCTTGATCTTGGCGCCGGGTTCCTCGAACACCGCGATCAGCGTCCAGCCCGCCGCGAACGCGGCCAGCAGCACCAGCGCGGGCGCGCGCCAGGACCGCGCGGCGATCCGGTGGACGAGACGCATGAACACGATCGGCATCCGCGCAGCGTGCCAGGACGGGAAATCGCACGTCAAGCGTTGTCCGGCCGCCGATGGCCGGAGCCGGACACCCTCAGGGGCCCCGCCTGAGGACGCGGCTCAGCGCCGCGGCCACCTCCTCCGACAGCCCGTCGGCCGGCGAGGGCGCGGAAGGCACCAGGGGCTGGTCGTCGCGGACGGCGTCGCGGGTGTGCCCGCAGTCGCGGCACTCCACCTCGCCGAGCCGGCACACCAGGGCCGCCGACCCGCACGAGGCGCACCGGTCGAGGTCGTCCGCCCAGTCGTGGGCGGCCTGGCAGTCAGGGCAGACCAGCACCTGGTGGTCGGCCCGGACGGCGCGCCTCCACGGGCTCGCGCCGCGCACCGGGTCGGTCTGCCGCGCCCCGCAACGGAAGCAGGGCATCACACCTCCAGGGGTGCGGGGGCCGGCGCCGGTCGCCCGGCGCCGGCCCGGTTCGCTCAGAGACCGGCGAGCACCTCGCGGTACTCGCCGACGTCGCGTGCGTCCGGGAGGGCGTTCTCGGCCTTCCAGCGGACGACGCCCTGCGTGTCGATGATGAACGTGCCGCGCGTGGCGAGGCCCCGCCCGTCGTCGAACACGCCGTAGCGCTGCGCCGTCCCGCCGTGTGGCCAGAAGTCCGACAGCAGCGGGAAATCGTACCTCTCCTGCTCCGCCCAGGCGCGCAGGGCGAACATCGAGTCGACGGAGACGGCCAGGACCTGGACGTCGCCGTCGTCCGGCATGGGCAGCTCGTCACGGATCTGACGCAACTCGCCCGTGCAGACCCCGCTGAACGCCAGCGGGTAGAACACGAGGACGACGTTCTTGCCGCCGCGGAAGCCCGACAGCCTCACCGGGGTCCCGTGCTGGTCCTTCAGCTCGAAGTCCGGCGCGGCGTCGCCCACGTCGACGGCCAATGGCCCCTCCCGCGGTCGTCCCCGCCCGAGGCGGGGAGGTCGGTGGCCCCCACGGGCGTGGGGACGTGGCCCAGTCTGCCATCCGGACACGCCGCACCGCGGCCGGGCGGGGACGTTCCCGATCGGCCGGAGGAGCCCGCCGGCTACTTGCGGACCTTGGGCGCCACGAGGCGCGTGCCCGACCACTCCTTGGCCGCGCTGATGCTGCTCGTCTGCGACAGCCCGGCCGTCTGCGCGGCCTCGCCGATCTCGCTCGGCTCCACATGACCGTCCCGGCCCGCCTTGGGCGTCAGCAACCAGATGTTGCCGCCCGCGGTGAGCGGGAACATGGCGTCGGTCAGGCCCTCGAACAGGTCGCCGTCCTCATCGCGCCACCACAGCAGCACGATGTCGACCACGTCCTCGTAGTCCTCGTCGACCAGCTCGCTCCCCGTGACGGCCTCGACGGAGCCGCGGAGCTCCTCGTCGACGTCGTCGTCGTAGCCGATCTCCTGCACCACCTGGCCGGCCTTGAGGCCGAGCCGTTCGGCCAGGCTGCGCTCAGACTGCGCCTGACCCGCGGTCGCGCTCACGAAAGTCCTCCCATGGTCGTCGATCCGCACGGTGCCCGATGCACGGTGCGTTATCCGGTCTCCCCGGGACGGGGTGGCCCGCCCACACCAGTGCGGTGTTTGCGGGACAGTCCACACAAGTGGGGGCCCCTCGCGCAAGTGTCTTCCCGGCTTTTGGTGGCCTCATTGGCCCGATTACGGATGCCGCCGTCATCGGACGCCCACAGAGGGTGACATTCCACGCTCATCCCTTAAACAATCCACGCCTATCCCTTAAGCAGCGACAACCTGACCTGCCGGTCGGGATTGTCGATGTTGAGGTCGACCAGCGCCACCGACTGCCACGTCCCGAGGGCGAGCCGCCCGTCGAGGACGGGGATGGTGGCGAACGGCGGGACCAGCGCGGGCATGACGTGCGAGCGGCCGTGCCCGCGGGAGCCGTGGGCATGCCGCCACCGGTCGTCGGCCGGCAGCAGGTCGCCGAGGGCGGCGAGAAGATCGTCGTCGCTGCCGGCCCCCAGCTCGAGGATCGCCACGCCCGCGGTGGCGTGCGGGACGAACACGTGCAGGAGCCCGTCCCCACCCTGCGACGAGGCGAAACGCTCGCATTCCGCCGTGATGTCGTGCACGACCTCCCGCGAACCGGTGGTCACCCGGACCACGGAACTCTCCATGATCACTGGTGTACCCAGATCCGCGGCCGCGGACGCCTTCGTTCTCACGCCCGCGTGACCGCCGGGGCCGTTGTGGCGCCGGGTCCTAGCCCGCGACTTCCTCGCTGCTCTCGATCACCGCGTCCGGGCCCGGGTACACGAGGGTCTCGTGCCCGTCGTCGAAGCGGACGAGGTACGGCGGTCCCCCTTCCGGGCCGCGCACCTCGATGATCTCGCCCTGCCGGTCGGCCTGCCCCACCACGTTGCCGTGGACGTGCAGCCGGTCTCCGATGTTCGCGTTCATGACTCCCCCAAGCTCGCTTCGGCCCGCCATAGGACGGGACGTATCGGGCATGGTGCTGTTGTTCCCACCTTCATACGTCCGGGCGGCGCCGTCGAGAGGAATCCCGTCCGCGGCCCGGAAAATCCGTCCTCGGGGGTCCGGTACCCCGGCTGACCGGGGACAATGGTTACCGGTTGGTAGAGATGCGTTAGCCGTCATAAACGGCGACGATGGATCACGAATGAGGCGACGAACAGTCATGCCGGAGACCGGCGGTGCCCCACCGGGGGGCCTAGGGTCTCACCAGCAAAGACGGCAAGCACAGAGGGGAACCCGTGGCTTCCGGACGTCAACGCTTTTCGATCATCAGCGACGGCCTTCCGAGCCAGCTGCCCGACATCAACCCGGACGAGACCCGGGAGTGGCTGGAATCGCTGGACACGGTCATCAAGACCGAGGGACGCGGAAGGGCGCGGTACGTGATGCTCCGCCTCCTGGAGCGCGCCCGCGAGCAGCAGGTCGGCGTGCCCGGCCTGCGCAGCACCGACTTCATCAACACGATCCCGCCGGAGTCCGAGCCCTGGTTCCCCGGTGACGAGCACGTCGAACGGCGCATCCGCGCCTACATCCGGTGGAACGCCGCGATCATGGTGTCGCGGGCGAACCGCCCGGAGCTGGGCGTCGGCGGGCACATCGCGACCTACGCGTCCGCCGCGTCCCTGTACGAGGTCGGCTTCAACCACTTCTTCCGCGGCAAGGACCACGGCGAGTCGGGCGACCAGGTCTTCCTCCAGGGCCACGCCGCCCCCGGCATCTACGCGCGCGCCTACCTTGAGGGGCGCCTCCCGGGTGACAAGCTCGACGGGTTCCGGCAGGAGCACTCGCACCCCGGCGGCGGCCTGTCGTCCTACCCGCACCCGCGGCTGATGCCGGACTTCTGGGAGTTCCCCACGGTGTCCATGGGCCTCACCGCGATCGACTCGGTGTACCAGGCCCGGTTCAACCGCTACCTCTACAACCGCAAGATCAAGGACACGTCCCGCTCGCACGTGTGGGCGTTCCTCGGCGACGGCGAGATGGGCGAGCCGGAGTCGCTCGGCGCGATCGGCCTGGCCGCCCGCGAGGAGCTCGACAACCTCACCTTCGTCGTCAACTGCAACCTCCAGCAGCT carries:
- a CDS encoding secondary thiamine-phosphate synthase enzyme YjbQ, with the translated sequence MESSVVRVTTGSREVVHDITAECERFASSQGGDGLLHVFVPHATAGVAILELGAGSDDDLLAALGDLLPADDRWRHAHGSRGHGRSHVMPALVPPFATIPVLDGRLALGTWQSVALVDLNIDNPDRQVRLSLLKG
- a CDS encoding DUF1918 domain-containing protein, with amino-acid sequence MNANIGDRLHVHGNVVGQADRQGEIIEVRGPEGGPPYLVRFDDGHETLVYPGPDAVIESSEEVAG
- a CDS encoding DUF3052 domain-containing protein is translated as MSATAGQAQSERSLAERLGLKAGQVVQEIGYDDDVDEELRGSVEAVTGSELVDEDYEDVVDIVLLWWRDEDGDLFEGLTDAMFPLTAGGNIWLLTPKAGRDGHVEPSEIGEAAQTAGLSQTSSISAAKEWSGTRLVAPKVRK